A genomic stretch from Colwellia sp. Arc7-635 includes:
- the ompR gene encoding two-component system response regulator OmpR produces MEMSIMGHETPKVLVVDDDMRLRALLERYLVEQGFVVRSAANSEQMDRLLERENFHLLVLDLMLPGEDGLSICRRLRQNSNDIPIVMLTAKGDEVDRIIGLELGADDYMPKPFNPRELLARIKAVLRRRVQEAPGAPSQEENIISFGDYQLNLATREMLKGDVNMPLTSGEFAVLKALITHPREPLSRDKLMNLARGRDYSALERSIDVQVSRLRRMLEEDPAKPRYIQTVWGLGYVFVPEGKSVA; encoded by the coding sequence ATGCGTTTACGTGCTTTGCTGGAAAGATATTTAGTAGAGCAAGGATTTGTTGTTCGTAGTGCTGCAAACTCTGAGCAAATGGATCGATTACTTGAGCGCGAGAACTTCCATTTATTAGTATTAGATTTAATGCTACCAGGCGAAGATGGCCTTTCTATTTGCCGTCGTTTACGTCAAAACTCTAACGATATTCCTATTGTAATGTTGACGGCGAAAGGGGATGAGGTTGATCGAATTATCGGTTTAGAACTTGGTGCTGATGATTATATGCCAAAACCGTTTAATCCACGTGAACTTTTAGCGCGTATAAAAGCGGTATTGCGTCGTCGTGTTCAAGAAGCGCCAGGCGCACCATCGCAAGAAGAAAATATTATCTCTTTTGGTGATTATCAACTTAACCTTGCGACACGTGAAATGCTTAAGGGCGATGTTAATATGCCACTGACGAGTGGTGAATTTGCGGTCTTAAAAGCTTTAATTACACACCCTAGAGAGCCATTATCACGTGATAAACTCATGAACTTAGCTCGTGGTAGAGATTATTCAGCTTTAGAGCGTAGTATCGACGTTCAAGTGTCACGTTTGCGCCGTATGCTAGAAGAAGACCCTGCTAAACCTCGTTATATACAAACGGTTTGGGGCTTAGGTTATGTTTTTGTTCCAGAAGGAAAATCAGTTGCATAA
- the envZ gene encoding two-component system sensor histidine kinase EnvZ, translating to MKILPRSAFGQTVLLIGVLLLINQVVSFISMSIYIIQPNAQQVNQLLAKQVRVVFIDIDDEALSPAMGEAFQRETGIGVYREAAAMKLGLQDAVYYAFRSDEMSTLLGGPAEVRISQGDEYLFWIRPPQAPNYWVKIPINGLEEENFSPLIIVLMILGVLSVMGGWLFVRQLNRPLGALQNAAHDVGRGDFPEPLTERGTTEIVSVTRAFNHMSKGIKQLEDDRNLLMAGISHDLRTPLTRIRLAIEMISQQDEFLKDGIEGDIDDMNTIIDQFIDYIRHDSKDKAELDNINSLIEEVVQAESIADREIIFNAEPLPEIPLRYVAMKRALANLIQNALRYSDGKITVTTAYDKRKKEVCFCVYDEGPGILESDIERLFQPFTQGDEARGAGGSGLGLAIIKRIVDTHSGRVELSNRAEGGLKASVFLPAVLANTH from the coding sequence ATGAAAATATTACCACGTAGTGCTTTTGGTCAAACGGTACTGTTAATTGGCGTTTTATTGTTAATTAATCAGGTAGTCTCCTTTATATCAATGTCGATATATATTATTCAGCCTAATGCACAGCAAGTGAATCAGCTGCTAGCTAAGCAAGTGCGAGTTGTGTTTATTGATATTGATGATGAAGCCTTAAGCCCTGCAATGGGAGAAGCATTTCAAAGAGAGACTGGGATTGGAGTTTACCGCGAAGCAGCCGCTATGAAGCTAGGTTTACAAGATGCGGTGTATTACGCTTTTCGGTCTGATGAAATGTCGACTTTGTTGGGTGGTCCAGCAGAAGTTAGAATTTCACAAGGTGATGAATATCTTTTTTGGATACGTCCACCACAAGCGCCTAATTATTGGGTGAAAATACCTATTAATGGCTTAGAAGAAGAAAATTTTTCACCGCTTATTATTGTGCTCATGATTCTTGGTGTGTTGAGTGTTATGGGCGGTTGGCTGTTTGTTCGACAACTCAATAGGCCTTTGGGAGCGCTACAAAATGCTGCGCATGATGTTGGCCGCGGTGACTTTCCTGAGCCACTGACGGAGCGAGGTACAACTGAAATTGTCTCTGTTACAAGAGCTTTTAACCATATGTCTAAGGGCATCAAGCAGCTAGAAGATGATCGTAATTTATTAATGGCCGGTATATCTCATGATTTACGTACACCATTAACCCGTATTCGCTTAGCCATTGAAATGATTTCTCAACAAGATGAATTTCTAAAGGATGGCATTGAAGGCGATATTGATGACATGAATACCATCATTGATCAGTTTATTGACTATATTCGTCATGATAGTAAAGACAAAGCAGAGTTAGACAATATTAACTCACTGATTGAAGAGGTAGTGCAGGCAGAAAGTATTGCCGATCGTGAGATTATTTTTAACGCTGAGCCTTTACCGGAAATTCCTTTGCGCTATGTAGCGATGAAACGTGCGTTAGCAAATTTAATTCAAAATGCGCTACGCTACAGTGATGGAAAAATCACGGTAACGACTGCTTATGATAAACGTAAAAAAGAAGTCTGTTTTTGTGTTTACGATGAAGGACCCGGCATTTTGGAATCGGATATCGAACGGTTGTTTCAACCCTTTACTCAAGGAGATGAAGCTAGAGGAGCGGGAGGTAGTGGCTTAGGTCTAGCTATTATCAAGCGTATCGTCGACACGCATAGTGGTCGCGTTGAATTATCTAATCGAGCAGAAGGGGGGTTAAAAGCAAGCGTATTTTTACCTGCAGTTCTCGCTAATACTCATTAG
- the pckA gene encoding phosphoenolpyruvate carboxykinase (ATP), whose protein sequence is MAALENSIDLSSYGITDVTEVVYNPSYELLFAEETRSDLSGFDKGVVTELGAVSVDTGIFTGRSPKDKYIVRDDTSRDTVWWSDQGKNDNKPMTQETWSSLKGLVTEQLSGKRLFVVDTYCGADDATRLKVRFITEVAWQAHFVKNMFIRPSDEELKTYEPDFIVMNGAKTTNPNWKEQGLNSENFVAFNLTEKMQLIGGTWYGGEMKKGMFSMMNYLLPLKGIASMHCSANVGKDGDTAIFFGLSGTGKTTLSTDPKRQLIGDDEHGWDENGVFNFEGGCYAKTINLSKENEPDIYNAIRRDALLENVVVNEKGEIDFDDGSNTENTRVSYPIHHIDNIVKPVSRAGHAKKVIFLTADAFGVLPPVAKLTPAQTEYYFLSGFTAKLAGTERGITEPTPTFSSCFGAAFLSLHPTQYAEVLRKRMQAVGAEAYLVNTGWNGTGKRISIKDTRAIIDAILDGSIDNAETEVLPLFNLDIPTSIEGVDDGILDPRNTYSEAAEWQGKAEDLAKRFVNNFDKFTDTDNGKLLVDAGPKL, encoded by the coding sequence ATGGCAGCTTTAGAAAACTCAATCGATTTATCTTCATACGGCATCACAGATGTTACTGAGGTCGTTTACAATCCGTCTTATGAGTTACTTTTCGCTGAGGAAACAAGATCTGACCTCTCAGGATTTGATAAAGGCGTTGTCACCGAACTTGGCGCGGTTTCAGTAGACACAGGTATTTTCACTGGTCGCTCTCCAAAAGATAAGTATATTGTTCGTGATGACACTTCTCGTGATACCGTTTGGTGGTCTGATCAAGGAAAAAATGACAACAAACCTATGACGCAAGAAACTTGGTCTAGCCTGAAAGGTTTAGTTACTGAGCAGTTATCAGGTAAACGTTTATTTGTTGTTGATACCTACTGTGGTGCTGATGATGCCACTCGCTTAAAAGTTCGCTTTATTACGGAAGTTGCTTGGCAGGCTCACTTTGTTAAAAATATGTTTATTCGTCCAAGTGATGAAGAGCTAAAAACTTACGAACCTGATTTCATCGTTATGAACGGTGCCAAAACAACCAATCCTAACTGGAAAGAACAAGGCTTAAATTCAGAAAATTTTGTCGCTTTCAACTTAACCGAGAAAATGCAACTTATTGGTGGCACTTGGTACGGCGGCGAAATGAAAAAAGGTATGTTCTCAATGATGAACTACTTGTTACCGCTAAAAGGCATAGCTTCTATGCATTGTAGCGCTAACGTTGGCAAAGATGGCGACACTGCTATTTTCTTTGGCCTTTCAGGTACCGGTAAAACAACATTATCAACAGATCCTAAACGCCAACTTATCGGTGATGATGAACATGGCTGGGATGAAAATGGTGTTTTCAACTTTGAAGGTGGCTGTTACGCAAAAACCATCAACTTAAGTAAAGAAAATGAACCTGACATTTACAATGCTATCCGCCGTGACGCCTTACTAGAAAATGTCGTGGTTAACGAAAAAGGTGAAATTGATTTTGATGACGGTTCAAACACTGAAAACACACGTGTTTCATACCCTATTCATCATATTGATAATATTGTAAAACCAGTTTCTCGTGCTGGTCATGCGAAAAAAGTTATTTTCTTAACGGCTGATGCTTTTGGTGTATTACCTCCTGTTGCAAAATTAACACCTGCACAAACAGAATATTACTTCTTGTCAGGTTTCACTGCGAAACTTGCTGGTACTGAGCGTGGTATTACTGAGCCAACACCAACGTTCTCAAGCTGTTTTGGTGCTGCATTCCTAAGCTTACACCCAACACAATACGCTGAAGTACTTCGTAAACGTATGCAAGCAGTTGGTGCTGAAGCTTATTTAGTTAACACGGGCTGGAACGGAACAGGTAAACGTATTTCAATTAAAGATACACGTGCCATCATCGATGCAATTTTGGATGGTTCAATTGATAATGCCGAAACAGAAGTTTTACCATTATTCAATTTAGATATTCCAACCAGCATTGAAGGTGTTGATGATGGAATCTTAGATCCACGTAATACTTATAGTGAAGCAGCAGAATGGCAGGGTAAAGCTGAAGACTTGGCTAAGCGTTTTGTCAATAACTTTGATAAGTTTACTGATACTGACAACGGCAAATTGTTAGTTGATGCTGGACCTAAACTATAA
- a CDS encoding penicillin-binding protein 1A: MFSINKLLKAGVLLIFIGILALAGVYLSMRSSLPSVDSLRDLQWQTPMQIFSADGKLISQFGEKKRIPLTLDEMPQQLINAILATEDDRFYLHFGVDPIGMGRAVLGQIMGQNKGGASTITMQVARNFFLSREQTYVRKIREIFISFHIESLLTKDEILTLYMNKISLGHRSFGFGAAAQVYYGKDVKDLTLAQIAVLAGLPKAPSTMNPISRPDRALQRRTVVLQRMYSADYITAEELAAANKEPITAEKHGAEIELSAPYIAEMAHQEMIDRFGKEAAYTGGYKVFTTVPSKLQYAAQQVVINNVFTYDQRHGYRGPLSSLRPDDTTDGDIEPITQAEIAEVLASLPSYHSIVPAVVTAVAEQSAQITLEDGRNENIAWDGLSWARAYFNDDKQAAPPTTANEIMKVGDVVMVASSETGYRLSQLPDVSSALISLATDNGAIKAAVGGFSFTQSQFNRVTQAKRQVGSNIKPFIYSAALDSGYTLASIVNDAPINQWDRSTGVVWRPKNSPPTYNGEIRLRLGLAQSKNVIAVRLLRDVGLDKVIPYLASFGFDPDDLPRNESLALGSASLTPIEVATGFATFANGGFLIEPYLIERIEDSFGNVIFQANPAIACDSCEDVMAAAELPYDDSEEMDAFNESEVQPVIINKAERVISAQNAFLITEALNSAIWGADWNIKPFWQGTGFRARSLKRRDIAGKTGTTNQAKDAWFSGYSRRIVTTSWIGFDDPSRNLGQTTYNSNLGKDQITGKEFGAKSAQPPWINFMKVALADLPIEPFEQPEALMSVRIDKASGKLTTKTDKTSQFEYFELGTAPTEYISHDVSSEILDGDNSIAPNEDGIFD, from the coding sequence GTGTTTTCTATAAATAAACTATTAAAAGCAGGCGTTTTATTGATATTTATTGGAATTTTGGCGCTAGCCGGAGTTTACTTATCAATGCGCTCAAGTTTACCGAGTGTAGACTCCCTCAGAGATCTTCAGTGGCAAACGCCAATGCAAATATTTAGTGCTGATGGCAAGCTAATTTCCCAATTTGGTGAAAAAAAGCGCATTCCGTTAACATTGGATGAAATGCCACAACAACTAATTAATGCCATATTAGCGACTGAAGATGATCGCTTCTACCTGCATTTTGGTGTTGACCCCATTGGTATGGGTCGTGCTGTCTTAGGTCAGATAATGGGACAAAACAAAGGTGGTGCAAGTACCATCACCATGCAAGTTGCACGAAATTTCTTTTTATCTCGAGAGCAAACTTATGTACGTAAGATTCGCGAGATCTTCATATCGTTCCATATTGAGAGCCTGTTAACAAAAGACGAAATATTAACACTCTACATGAACAAAATTTCTTTAGGGCATCGCTCTTTTGGTTTTGGTGCTGCTGCTCAAGTTTATTATGGTAAAGATGTGAAGGATTTAACATTAGCGCAAATAGCTGTGTTGGCTGGATTACCCAAGGCACCTTCTACGATGAATCCAATCAGTCGTCCTGATCGAGCATTACAACGTCGCACTGTAGTATTGCAACGCATGTATAGTGCAGATTATATAACCGCAGAAGAGCTAGCTGCCGCGAATAAAGAACCAATAACAGCTGAAAAACATGGTGCTGAAATAGAATTAAGTGCTCCATATATAGCAGAGATGGCCCATCAAGAAATGATCGACCGTTTTGGCAAAGAAGCTGCTTATACTGGCGGCTATAAGGTTTTTACTACCGTACCATCAAAGCTACAGTACGCTGCTCAGCAAGTTGTTATTAATAATGTTTTTACCTACGATCAACGCCACGGTTATCGTGGCCCTCTCAGCAGTTTACGTCCAGATGATACAACTGATGGTGACATTGAACCAATAACTCAAGCAGAAATAGCAGAAGTGCTAGCTTCGTTGCCTAGTTATCATTCTATTGTACCTGCCGTTGTAACAGCTGTGGCCGAGCAGTCGGCACAAATAACACTAGAAGATGGTCGTAACGAAAATATAGCGTGGGATGGTCTATCATGGGCACGTGCCTATTTTAACGATGATAAACAAGCAGCACCTCCAACAACCGCCAATGAGATTATGAAAGTAGGTGATGTGGTGATGGTAGCTTCTTCTGAGACAGGTTATCGTCTAAGCCAGTTACCTGATGTTAGCTCAGCACTGATTTCCTTAGCAACCGATAATGGTGCCATAAAAGCAGCTGTGGGTGGTTTCAGTTTTACGCAAAGTCAATTTAATCGTGTCACACAAGCGAAACGACAAGTTGGTTCTAACATTAAACCATTTATATACTCAGCAGCGCTTGATAGCGGCTATACATTAGCCTCGATAGTTAATGATGCCCCAATTAATCAATGGGATAGAAGTACAGGGGTCGTTTGGCGTCCAAAGAACTCTCCACCAACATATAATGGTGAAATTCGCTTACGTTTAGGCTTAGCACAGTCAAAAAATGTTATAGCTGTTCGTTTACTCAGGGATGTCGGTTTAGATAAAGTTATTCCTTATTTAGCCTCATTCGGTTTTGATCCTGATGATCTACCACGTAACGAATCTTTAGCGCTAGGGTCAGCATCTTTAACACCAATAGAAGTAGCCACAGGTTTTGCAACATTCGCTAATGGCGGATTTTTAATAGAACCTTATTTAATCGAACGTATTGAAGACTCATTTGGTAACGTGATCTTTCAGGCTAATCCTGCAATCGCCTGTGATAGCTGTGAAGATGTAATGGCAGCAGCAGAGCTCCCCTATGATGACAGTGAAGAAATGGATGCCTTCAACGAAAGTGAAGTTCAGCCAGTAATCATTAATAAAGCTGAGCGGGTTATAAGTGCACAAAATGCATTTTTGATCACTGAAGCACTTAATTCTGCGATTTGGGGTGCCGATTGGAATATTAAACCATTTTGGCAAGGTACCGGGTTTCGAGCTCGTTCACTTAAGCGTAGAGATATCGCGGGTAAAACAGGCACAACCAATCAGGCTAAAGATGCTTGGTTCTCTGGTTATAGCCGTAGAATTGTCACCACATCTTGGATTGGCTTTGATGATCCCAGCCGCAACCTTGGTCAAACAACTTATAATAGCAACTTAGGTAAAGATCAGATCACCGGTAAGGAGTTCGGCGCGAAGTCAGCACAACCTCCATGGATTAATTTTATGAAGGTGGCACTCGCAGACCTCCCCATTGAACCTTTTGAACAACCCGAAGCATTAATGTCAGTCCGAATCGACAAAGCATCAGGAAAGTTAACAACAAAAACAGACAAAACGAGCCAATTTGAATATTTCGAATTAGGTACTGCGCCAACGGAATATATTAGTCATGATGTCAGTAGTGAAATTTTAGATGGTGATAATTCAATAGCACCTAACGAAGACGGAATATTTGATTAA
- a CDS encoding pilus assembly protein PilM, whose amino-acid sequence MLSRLLKKKTALMVGIDIGSHSIKAVLLSQNEAGYVLETIAIESMPRGVIVDREIQDIDAVGKIVARIRKKITSSVVHAASAVSGQTVITKIIYMDVALNEQELASQIEIEADSLIPYPLDEVSLDFESLDINESDPSKINVLLSAARTESVEARVAVLETGGFEAKVIDVESYAISRAYDLILKQLPNDAANKVIATVDLGATMTLFSVTEASKHIYSRDQLFGGEQYTRSIISYYNKSFEEAELAKLTGDLPPNYTFEVLAPFHTILVQQIRRAIQMFLTTSGKEKIDYLVISGGSALVEGVAQLLTEELGIHTVIADPFSGMEISSNIDQAELARTAPRFMVAAGLALRSFVPWHI is encoded by the coding sequence ATGTTAAGTCGTCTATTGAAGAAAAAGACTGCATTAATGGTCGGAATTGATATTGGTTCCCACTCTATTAAAGCTGTTTTATTGAGCCAGAATGAAGCTGGCTATGTACTTGAAACTATTGCAATTGAATCTATGCCTAGAGGGGTAATTGTCGATAGAGAGATACAGGATATTGACGCTGTTGGTAAAATAGTTGCGAGAATTAGAAAGAAAATCACTTCATCTGTAGTTCATGCTGCATCGGCCGTTTCAGGCCAAACCGTTATCACAAAAATAATTTATATGGATGTGGCCTTGAATGAGCAAGAATTAGCGAGCCAAATAGAAATTGAAGCTGATAGCTTGATCCCATATCCCCTTGATGAAGTCAGTTTAGATTTTGAATCACTTGATATCAATGAGTCTGATCCAAGTAAAATTAATGTTTTATTAAGTGCTGCCCGCACAGAGTCGGTTGAAGCGAGAGTCGCGGTATTAGAAACGGGTGGTTTTGAAGCTAAAGTGATTGACGTTGAGTCTTATGCTATCAGCCGGGCCTATGATCTAATTTTAAAGCAATTACCTAATGATGCTGCCAATAAAGTTATCGCTACTGTCGATTTAGGCGCTACGATGACACTGTTCTCAGTGACAGAAGCAAGTAAGCATATTTATAGTCGAGATCAATTGTTTGGTGGTGAGCAATATACTCGCTCGATTATTTCTTATTATAATAAATCGTTTGAAGAAGCAGAATTAGCGAAATTAACGGGTGATTTACCACCTAACTATACTTTTGAAGTGTTGGCTCCTTTTCATACCATATTAGTGCAACAAATCAGACGTGCTATTCAAATGTTTCTTACAACGAGCGGCAAAGAGAAAATTGATTACCTGGTTATTTCAGGCGGTAGTGCTTTAGTGGAAGGTGTTGCACAATTACTAACAGAAGAATTAGGTATTCATACGGTTATTGCTGACCCTTTCTCTGGTATGGAAATTTCTAGTAATATTGATCAAGCAGAACTAGCCAGAACAGCACCCCGTTTTATGGTAGCTGCTGGTTTAGCATTAAGGAGTTTTGTTCCGTGGCATATATAA
- a CDS encoding PilN domain-containing protein, which translates to MAYINLLPWREEAEKAKQRAYFTVLTAVAMAAFAIVFFMNQYYQMRIDGQNTRNQFLKNEIQQLDLRITKIKALNEKKKELQKRTYVIEQLQRSRNVGTQVLDEIAKVVPNGVYLTRLEKQDNSLNITGKSESNNHLSNMIREIERSDLFEDAILESITSNDAKSKLLSDFKMRVHIKSLISLNNTTDKGTP; encoded by the coding sequence GTGGCATATATAAATCTCTTACCATGGCGTGAAGAAGCTGAAAAAGCGAAGCAGCGAGCCTATTTCACTGTGCTTACAGCTGTAGCGATGGCTGCATTTGCTATTGTTTTTTTTATGAACCAGTATTATCAGATGCGTATCGATGGTCAAAATACACGTAATCAGTTTTTAAAAAATGAGATTCAACAATTAGATTTACGTATCACTAAGATCAAAGCGCTCAATGAAAAGAAAAAAGAGCTACAAAAGCGTACTTACGTTATTGAGCAGCTGCAACGTAGCCGTAATGTAGGTACACAGGTGCTAGATGAAATTGCGAAAGTTGTGCCTAATGGTGTTTATCTTACTCGCTTGGAAAAACAAGATAATAGTTTGAATATCACCGGAAAAAGTGAATCTAATAATCATTTATCTAATATGATCAGAGAGATAGAACGATCAGATTTATTTGAAGACGCTATATTAGAGTCGATAACTTCAAATGACGCGAAAAGTAAATTATTAAGTGACTTTAAAATGCGCGTACACATTAAAAGCTTGATTAGCTTAAATAATACGACCGATAAAGGAACGCCATAA
- a CDS encoding type 4a pilus biogenesis protein PilO encodes MNFDLSEFTEQFNGLELDNIGQWPKAAKILLSIFLIVLVLGLGYVLMISDQIKQLERVTAEEATLKQQHQAKYHVAANLELFEQQMIEAEATFANQLKSLPESHETPGLLDDITFVGTTTGLDFVKLNWQPEIEKEIYIELPIDIEVLGSYHEFGQFVSRIAGLPRIVTLHDFDINLQKQASGDLKLKLQAKTYRYREANEK; translated from the coding sequence ATGAATTTTGATTTATCAGAATTTACGGAGCAATTTAATGGTTTAGAGCTTGATAATATCGGTCAGTGGCCAAAAGCGGCAAAAATTTTGTTATCAATATTTCTGATTGTTTTGGTTTTAGGCTTAGGCTATGTCCTTATGATTAGCGATCAAATCAAACAACTTGAGCGGGTGACCGCAGAAGAAGCGACTTTAAAGCAGCAGCATCAAGCTAAATATCATGTTGCGGCAAATTTGGAATTATTTGAACAGCAAATGATTGAGGCCGAAGCGACATTTGCTAACCAATTAAAAAGCTTACCAGAAAGTCATGAGACTCCCGGCTTATTAGATGATATTACTTTTGTCGGTACCACCACTGGGCTTGATTTCGTTAAGTTAAACTGGCAACCAGAAATAGAAAAAGAGATTTATATCGAGTTACCGATAGATATTGAAGTGCTGGGTTCTTATCATGAGTTTGGTCAATTTGTCAGTAGAATTGCTGGCTTACCACGGATAGTAACACTACATGATTTTGATATTAATTTACAAAAGCAAGCTTCTGGAGACTTAAAGTTAAAGCTGCAAGCTAAGACCTATCGTTATCGGGAGGCGAACGAAAAATGA
- a CDS encoding pilus assembly protein PilP, which yields MKNLAILIVALLTGCYDDTSDLKLHIAEVQANVKSTIEPMPTVAVFDHFDYSAQTLRSPFDAPKPEAIQEKIQQMSGCLSPDPRRRKQPLEKFSLSDLVMRGTLGELGITWALLEASDATLYRVAVGSYIGLYNGRITTVSQEQVKVLELIPDGGGCWVERETVVTMTQASVEGQNK from the coding sequence ATGAAAAATTTAGCGATATTGATTGTTGCATTATTGACGGGTTGCTATGACGATACTAGCGATCTTAAATTGCACATTGCAGAGGTCCAAGCTAACGTTAAAAGTACTATAGAGCCGATGCCGACCGTAGCAGTTTTTGACCATTTTGATTATTCAGCACAAACACTCCGTAGCCCTTTTGATGCACCAAAACCAGAAGCTATACAAGAAAAAATTCAGCAAATGTCGGGTTGTTTAAGCCCCGATCCTCGTCGAAGAAAACAACCATTAGAAAAGTTCTCACTCAGCGATTTAGTGATGCGTGGTACTTTAGGTGAACTTGGTATTACTTGGGCTTTACTTGAGGCCTCAGACGCGACTTTATATCGAGTCGCTGTTGGTAGTTATATCGGTTTATATAATGGCCGAATCACTACGGTGAGCCAAGAGCAGGTTAAAGTATTAGAGTTGATTCCTGATGGTGGAGGCTGTTGGGTGGAGCGTGAGACTGTCGTTACCATGACACAGGCAAGTGTAGAGGGGCAAAATAAGTAA